The Pseudomonas viciae genomic interval CCCAGCTCAGTTCAACGCTCGCCTCCAGCCCGACCGCGTTGGTCAGCGTGACCAACGCCCCCATGTCGATCCCCAACGCATTTCGACGAACCTGCGCCCCGGTGACCTCGAATCGGCCAAGCACAAAGCTCAGCGTGTCGTAGACATTCGGGCCATTGTCGGCAATGCAGCCGCCACCACAGGCGGCACTGTCCAAATACCAGGTGTCATGGCCGGCATGATCCTCGATGCGCTCGTGGTAACGCGCCCGGACATGCACCGCGTCATTGAACAGGCCTTGCTTCACGGCATTGAGCAAGTGGATGTTGTAGCGTCGGTGAAAGGCCGTGAGCAGCGTCAGGTTCAAGCGGCGGGCCATGTCGCGCAATTGCTCGGCCTGGTCCAGTTCGAGGGTCAATGGTTTCTCGCAGCACACATGCTTGCCCGCCTCCAGGGCGGCCATGCAAGCGGTGAAGTGAAGATGGTTGGGCAGGTTGATGATCACCGCGTCGAGGTCCGGGTCGGCGAGCAAGGTGGTGTAATCGGTATGGCAACGCACATCCGTCGCCGCGAATGGCGCCAGCCGTTCGGGCGCCTTGTCGCACACTGCCACCAGTTGGCACAGGGTGCTGTCTTGCAGCGCCTTGAGGTAGTAGTGGGAAATCACTCCCATGCCGATGATGCCAAGCCTTATGGTCATGCCGCTGTCCTCGTGATTCGGGAAATACCGAGTTGTCCCGCGATGCTGTCGAGCTGCTCCAACAGTGCGGCATCGACGGGAATGCCCTGTGCCAGGCGTTCGGTACGCACCCCCAGGTCAGGCGCGCCGGGATAGCTCAGTGGGTCGAACGCCGGATGCACGGGCGCCTGCGTGATGTACTGGAGCAATCGGTCCATCGACGAGCGGAAACCTTCGCCAGCACCAAAGGCTTCGGGGGACAGGGCCAGGAAGAAGTGGCCGATGCTATTGCGCCCTGGGTTGCCAAAGTCCGCACCGGTCTGGGCACCACTGAGCACCCCGCACAGGATCTCGACCATCATTCCAAGGCCCAAGCCCTTGTGTCCGCCCTGCTCCGCGTAAGCCCCGCCGAGCATCGGCAGCATCGCGCTGCCGTCCAGGTACGCGCCAGGATCGCTAACCTCGCGGCCTTCGGCATCGTGAAGCCAGCCGGTGGGAATGGTTTGCTGGCGTCGAATGGCCTGTTTGATCTTGCCGCTGGCGCAGACCGTCGTGCTCATGTCCAACAGGAATGGCGCTGGCATAGCCGCCACCGGAGCCGCCAGGCTGATCGGGTTCGTCCCCATCAAGGGCGCCATACTGCCCAGCGGATGAGCGACAGGCTCACGACCCAGGTTGGTCATGGCCATGCCGATCATGCCGTGTTCCAGTGCCATGCTGGCGTAGAAACCTGCCGCGCCAAAGTGCGAACTGTTACGCACCACCACACAGCCGATCCCAAAGTCCCGGGCCTTGTCGATGGCCCGTTCCATGGCCTGCTGTCCCGCCAACAGTCCCAGCCCGCCGTCGGCATCAAGGGTGGCGCAGGCCCCTTGGTCGCTGATCCACTGGCCGGTGGCGGCCAGGTTGATTTCACCACTCCGGGCACCGGCGATATAGACATTGACCAGGTTGGCGATGCCATGGGTATCGTGGCCGTTCAGATCGGCATGCAGTAACACGGGCGCCGCCTTCTGGGCCTGGGATGCGGTGAAGCCTGCTGCCTTAAGGGCAGCCACAGTGAACCCATGCAGCTCGTTGGCTGCAATGCAGAAGAAATCCATAGCGTTTTATCCTTGCTTGAGAGTGTTTTCGATCGGCTCGGCAAAGCGACGTAGCAGCCCCTTTACAGCGACTGCAAAGGTGTCCAGGTCATTGATCGAAACGTATTCACGGGAGGTGTGCGCTCCGTTGTCGGCCAGTGAGCCCGGCCCCCAGACGACGCTGTAGGCGCCGTTGCCCTGAGCCCACATCGCATCGCAGGTGAAGGCCTGTTCGGCATCCGGGTTCGGCACGATGCCGGCCTCGCCCAACAGGCGCTGCAAGGCCACATGGCGGTTGTTCAGGACCGGCAAGCCGCGCTTGAGCCAACGAGCGCTGCAGGTCGTGCGCAGGCGTTCGACAGTCATGAGGAATGGCGGGCTTTGGGCGAAACGTGAGCCGCACTGCTGCAACGCCTGGTCGAACGCCTGCTCGATCAACACCTCGGCATCCCGCGCCTGAGCGGTGCTGCGATAGGCAAAATTGAAGAGACAGTGCCCGCTACCGTAAACCCGGTTGTGGTGTATGCCGGTATGCAGGCCGGCCAGGGTCATCTTCACCTGCAGCGCGTGCAACGGCTCTGCCAACTGGGCAGCCATGGCCTGGGCGATGAAACCCAGAACCAGCGAAGCATTGTCGCCCTGTTGCGGAAAGTCGTCGGTCGAATCCCTGCCGTCCATCCGTACTTCGTATGTCATCGAGGTGGTAGAGGCATCGAAGTAACCGGGGCCGGTAGGCTCCACGAAGATGTTCAGACAGCCCAGGTAGCCTTGCTCGCACAGGTAGCGGGTACCATAGACGCCCATGGCGCCCCCTTCTTCACCGGCGACCACTTGGATCAGCACCCGGATATCGTCCAGCACCTGCGGCTCTTGCATCTGCAAGGCCTCCAGCGCTGCCAGCACCGCCAGGCCTGGCCCCTTATTGTCCACCGCGCCGCGGCCCTGTACGCAGCCGTCGACTACCTGCACAGGCAGATGAGGTGACACGGTGTCCATGTGGAAATTGAACATGACCGTACGTTCCCGTGGCCCGTTGCCGATCTCCAGCACGCTATGGGGCTGCCAAGCCAGGAACTGCGGCGCCTCGTTCATCCGGCGCTGTACCGACACCGGCACTCGCGCCTCATCGGGCAAGGCACCAGGACCGTTGAACACCTCGCGCATGCCCACTGCCTGCGCCCACTGGGCGAAGAGCATATTGGCCTGTGCGATGCACGAGGGCTGGCCGGTCTCCATCGGGGTCACCGTGTCGATGCACAGCAGTTGCTCAAGCCGGTCTACGTATTTATCCGTGAACAGCATGTTTCGCCTCCTGGCAGGATTGCAGCAAGTCCCGTGCATGCCCGGCATAGGCCTGATAGGTCTGCCGTTGTCGATGCGGATCCGTGGCCGACTGTTTGAGGTGCGGAATCAGGCACAGGTGCGGCTCGATCGAAAACCAGCCGTTGTAACCCTTGTCCAGCAGCAGATTGATGCAGTCTTTGGCCCGCACCTGGCCTTCCCCGGGGAAGGTGTAGTGCACTTCGTCCGCTTCCCGGCAGCCATCCTTCAGATGCACATGCGCCACGTGCGGGAGAACCTGGCGCAGGAACGCCAAGGCGTCATAGCCATAACTCAGGCCATTGCCGATATCGAACAACAGCTTCAAGTGATCCGAGCCAACGGCATCGAGCAACTGCAAGGTCTGCTCGGCGCCCTGGCCGGCCCAACCGGCACAGTTCTCGTGTATCAGCACGACATCGGCGTCTTCGGCCACCTCGACCAGACGCTTGAATCGCTCAATGACCGCATGCCGCCAGCGGGCCTCGTCCCAGCCACAATTGGGGTAGGACATGACACGGATCATCCGCGTCCCCAGACGCCCGGCCATCTGCAACAGGCATTGCAACTCGGCCCAGTCAGTCTGCCAGTCGGTATCGATCCTGCTGCCCCAATTGCCGATCTGCGAGGCCAGGACCACCACGTCCACGGACTGTGCGAGCAGCGAATCGCACATCGATACGCGTGATCGTTCCGACAGGTTGGCCAGCGGCACGCTGTCGACACTGCGCAGCTCGAGATGCCGCCAGCCCAGTTCAGCGTGGCACGCCAACTGCTCGGCCAAGGACGCGCAGCCTTCATCGGCGATCCCCGTGAGCTTAAATGACCTCGGCATGGCTGAACTCCTTCAACGCCTCGATGACGCGCGATACCTGCCCATCGCTCATGCCGGAGCACAGGGGCAATGCCAGGCATTGCTTGCCCAGCAGACGCGCATTGGGGTAGTGCGCCGGCCCTGCGGACCATTGGACAAACGCCGGCTGCTCAGGCAACGGCACAGGAAAATGCACGCGGGTCTGGATACCGCGCGCGGTGAGATGCCTGGTCAGCCGCTCACGCTCGGCACTGCGCACGACATAAGCGTGAGGGGAGAAATCCGGGGTACCGCGATGCTGGCCGAGCAACACGCCGTCGCTGGCTTCGATGGCTTCGTCGTAGGCCTTTGCAATGGCCTGCTTGCGGGCCAGGTGCAAGTCGTTTTCCCGCAACCGGGCCTGCAGCCAGGCGGCATTGGTCTCATCCATGCGGCTGTTGTATCCCAAGCGCTGGTGGTAGAAACGCCGACGGCCGTCCTGCCCATGATTGCGCAGCATCCGGACGGCTCCCGCCACCTGGTCGTCGTCAGTAATCACCGCGCCACCGTCGCCGATACCGCCCAAGGGTTTGGCCGGAAAGAAGGAATACACGCCAATGTCACCGAGTGTGCCGGCATGACGGCCGCGCAGGCGCGCACCGAATGCGGTGGCACTGTCCTCGAGAATCAGGACATCGTCGGGCAATGCCTCACGCAACGCGTCGACGTCAGCCAGGCCGCTGAACAGGTGGGCGACCAATACCGCCCGCGTCCGGGGGGTCAAGGCGCGGACGACGGCCTCGGCCTCGAGCACGCCGCTGTGGGGGGCGACGTCCACGAATATCGGTGTAGCACCCGCCTGCACAATGGATGAGGCGGCCGATACATAGCAAAAAGCAGGTGTTATGACCTCATCTCCCGGTCCAATACCGGATGCAATCAGCGACAGGGTCAGGCCAGAGGTCGCAGAACTTACACAGACAGCGTGGCGCGCACCGACCTTGGTCGCCAGGACTTGCTCGAAATTCTGAACCTGCTGCTTGAGAATGAAATCGCCTTGTTGGACCCGGGCAGCGAGAATCTCGAGTATCTGTGTCTGCGCATTGGGATAACGGCGTTGGAAATCCTGGTACTTGATCATGACTGGGCTCCGGCGGCGGCATAGAACTCGGTGATCGCCTGGCACACGCTGGCAACATCTGACGCAGTCAGATCGGCATAGAGAGGAAGGCCCAACGCCCGGGTGGCGGCCCGCTCGGCGACCGGAAAACGACCCTCGGCATGGGTTGGCCCGGCGCACACCGGCTGCAGGTGCAGCGGCAGCGGGTAGTAGGCCTCGACGCCAATCCCGCGCGCAGCGAGATGCTCGGCCAGACCGTCACGGTTCTGCGCCTCGATCAGGTAGACATAGTCGACGCATCGCTGGCGCGCTGCCCGAGGCAACGTGACCGGCACCTGCAGGTATTCACCCAAGGGCCCCAGGTGCAAGTCGTAGGCATCGCGAAGCGCGGCACGTCGTTCGATCTCCTGGTCCAGCTCGGGCAATCGTGCCCTCAGCCATAGGGCCTGCAGGTCGTCCATTCGGCTGTTGTAGCCCAGGCACTGCGCCAGGCCGCTGGCATCACGGCCATTGTCGAGGATCTGTCGCACCCGCCTGGCCAGATCCGCATCGCGGGTCAGGACCATTCCGGCATCGCCGAGCGCACCCAGGGTCTTGGTGGGGAAGAACGACAGTACGCCAAGGTCCCCGATCAGCCCGGCATGCCTGTCGTTCCAGCGCATTCCGATACCTTCGGCGCTGTCCTCGACAACCTTCAAACCATGTCGACGGGCGATGTCCATCAACGCGTCCATTTCGGCCATTTGCCTGAACAGATGGACCGGCATGATGGCTCGGGTACGCGGGGTGATGCAGGCTTCGATCAGGGAGCAGTCAATTGCGTAGCTGCCAGGTTCGATATCGACGAACACCGGCGTCGCCCCCACTTGCAGGATGCAGGAGACCGAAGCGAAGAAGCTGTAGCAAGGCACGATGACTTCATCACCCGGGCCGATGCCCAGCGCCATCAGACAGATGATCAGCGAATCGGTAGCGTTGCCGGTGGCGATAGCATGGGGCGCGCCGGTATAAGTGGCGATAGCCTGCTCAAACGCCCGCACCTGTTGGTCATTGACCCAACCGGACTGTCGATGAAACTCCGCCAGCCCCTCCTCCAGCAGCGGCAAGGCGCGGGTGAATCCTTCGGTGATCTGGAAAAACGGAACACTCATCGAACGGCCTCCTTGGCCATATGCATATTGATCGACGCCAATGCGCTGGCAGATGCAACGCCGCGGGCCTGCTCCAGCAACTCGACAACCTGCTGGTTGAACGCCACTGTGCCGCTGCGAGGCATATCGGCGCCGTGACCCTGCAGGTGGTTCCTGAAATAGCGGTAGTACTCGCCCACACATGTGGTCAGGGGCTCGTCAGCGAAGATCTGGTGAGCAGTACTGCCACTGTGCTCGGTGTCGCATCTGAGCTGTGCGTAGCTGTCGTCGGCGCCTACGGGGAAAAAGCCTTCGCAGCATTCGCCACTCTCCAGTTGCAGGCGCACACTGCGTTGGCGGATCGGGCTGGCAAGATCCGATTCGAGCAGCACCTCGATGCCTTGCTCATCGCGCCAGCCGATGCTGCCGGCCTTCATGGCCTGGCGCAGCTTGCCTTCGACGCGCAGATCTTCGGTGTGCGCGCGGAACCCGGACGCCGGAGCACCCGCGAACAGCAACGCCAGGCTGACCTGATGCGGCATTTCAATGTCGAACAGGTGTTCGCCATGGCGGGTGAAAGAGCGCGAAAAGCGAGGCTTGTCATGGACGATGTGCACACTGCGAAGCGGCTGTTCACTGGCTTCCAGCCACCGGGTGAGCCGTGGGACCAACTGACTGTGGCCCCACACCGAAACCACCAGGATCTGCGCACCATATTGTTGCTCCATGGAACGCAGCGCCTGGGCCTCGGCCAGGTTCATCACCATGGGTTTCTCAATGATGATGTATCGGAAACCGGCCATAAGCGCTTCGTGCACATGACGCAAGTGCAGGGCCGGTGGCGTACAGATATGCACGACACCTACCCTGCCCTGCAGTGCCGACGCCTCGGGTAGGCAGCGCTGCATCACCAGGCCATCGACCAACCCACTGCCCAGCTCAGGGTCCACGACCGTGATGGTGGTGTCGACGTCGGGCAGGCAGCCCTGCCGATGCAATGAGCGCAGGCTGGCCAGATGCAGGTTTCTCCCGCAGTGACCGAAGCCTAGGATGATTGAGCGCAGCATCGTCATACAGCCTCATCCGCGCCCAGCAGCCGACGGCTCTCCAGGCAAGGGTCAGCAGCTGTTAGCAGACGTTCCCCCACCAACGCGGCGGCAAAGCCGATGCGTTCTACCAATTGCATGTCCTGATGACCGGCAACACCGCTTTCCGCCACGGCGATTACCGAAGCAGGCAGACACTCGAACAATTGGGCGGAACGGTCGAAGTCGACCTTGAAGGTATCGAGGTCGCGATTGTTGATACCCACTATCGACGCGTCGACCGATAGCGCCTGGTCGATGTCCGCCTCGTCAAAAGTCTCCACCAATACATCCAGCCCCAGCTGGTTCGCCAAGGCATGCAACCTCGCAAGGCTGCCGGGCGGCAGGCAGCGGACGATCATCAATATCGCGTCGGCGCCCAGAGCCCGCGCCTCGTAGACTTGATACTCATCGACGATGAAGTCCTTGTACATCACCGGCAAGGTGATTTGAGGATGGTTGGCCAGCATGCCAACGACATGGGGCGCATTACCAAAGAACCGACTGTCGGCGATGACCGACAAGGCACTGGCGCCCCCGGCCTGGTAAGCCATCGCCAACTGGAGTGGATCATAGTCAGCACGCAGCACGCCCTTGGACGGCGAGCGGTACTTGGCTTCGGCAATGAGCGAGATTCCCTCGCCTGCCAAGGCACCGGCAAAGTGACGGGGCGCCCGTGCGTCACGAATCCGCTTGAGCAGGGCATCGATACCGTGCGCCTGCTTGCGTTGAGCCGTTTCCTGGACTTTGTATCTGACAATCTCTTCGAGCATGGAACGACCACCATCAATGAGTTTGGGATAACGCCGGTAACAAGGCTGCAGAGAAACAGCGAGCGGTTCCTCTGCCAGCCGGCGAGGAGCAAACCTAATGGCCGTGAAGGTTTAAAACCACCTACCCAATGGGGTAGGCAGGCGGCAGGATGCCATCGGCGATGGGCTGCACCAGCATGCGATGGCACTGGCCCTGCAGGCTTTCCAAGGGGATTTCGCTGGGGTATAACAAACGCTGGGAAACGGCATCCGGAAATGGAGATTCGATGCGTACTTGGCTCGCAAACCTGCTGGCATGGACAAGCTCGGTCAAAGATGAGCAGGACTTGGTGAACGGCGTTCAACGCGTTGCCTGGGAGTTGGATTTCGAATGGTTTTCGTTCGGTGTCTGCACAGCCCTGCCTTTTTCCAACCCCATCATGCAGATGCGCTGCAATTTCTCGAGCACCTGGCAGCGCCGCTACAGCGACGCCGATTTCCTGCTTGTCGACCCTTCGGTACAGCGAGCGCGCGCCTGCACCACACCCTTTTTGTGGCAGGGAGAACTCATGCGCAAGATGCCGCAATTCTGGGAAGAAGCTCGCGCCGCAGGCCTGCGATACGGCTGGGCCTGCTCGCGCACCAATGCCTCGCGCCACCAAAGCATGCTGACGCTCGCCCGCAGCGGCTCTACGCTGGATGTGACCGAACTCAATGCCAAGGAACTCAAGATGCGCTGGCTTGCCGAGACTATTGCGCCAGTGATGGAAAGGCTGCTGATCACCCCGTCACATCAGGCCCAGCATTACCGGCTGACCGCACGGGAAATCGAGGTGCTACGTTGGACGGCCGATGGCAAGACACAGGAAGAGATCGCGCAGATCCTGGCCATCTCCTTCGACACCGTCAAATTCCATGTGAAGAACGCCGTGGGCAAGCTCGGCGCCACTAACAAAACCGCAGCGGTGGTCAGGGCAGCCGTCCTGGGCATCATCAGTTGACCCCACACCTACCTCGCAGGGAGCGTCACCGTGTTTCCAATGGATATCTGGTTCACCTACACCACAGCTTGCGTGCTGCTGGTCCTCTCTCCAGGCCCTGACAATTTGCTGGCGATAGGACGCGGGCTCAGCCAGGGTCGCCTGGCAGCCCTCGTGTCGGGCCTGTCGTCTGGCCTGGGTATCCTGTTTCACGTCACCACCGCGTCGCTGGGGCTCACGTTGTTGATCCAGACCTCGACCGTCGCCTTCTGGGTGGTCAAGTTGGTGGGGGCCGCCTACCTGCTCTGGCTCGGGATCAAGGTGCTGCGTGCCAAAAGCTTGATCACCTTCGCGCCCGCCGCGCGACAGCCCCTGCGCAGCATCTTGCTGACAGGCTTCCTTTCAGCGGCGCTCAATCCCAAGCCAGGGTTGTTCGTGCTGGCGTTCATCCCTCAATTCATCAACCCCGCACTTGGCTCGGTCACTGTGCAGATGCTGGTCTACGGGTTCTGGTTCGCTCTGCTGACGGCCGTGGGATTTTCGTTGATGGGTATCTTCGCCACGCGCCTGTCGCAATACATTTACAAACGCCCGCGCCTCGCCAACGGGCTCAACCTCGGCGCGGGGTTGACCTTCATCGTGTCAGGACTTTCCATCGCTGCCCTCAGCCAGAAATAACACTCACAGGTTTGGCCGATGCAATCAAAAAAAGCCGCGATCCGCCTTCAGCGGTCGCGGCTTTTCTTCAAGAGTGTTCAGGCGACGAGGATTTCCTCGAGGAACTCAATGAACACATTGATGCGACTGGAGCCGCGGTGGTTGGGCAGATACAGCGCGTTGATGCAGGAGCTGGCGGCCCCGGGATTGACTTCGTAGTGTTCCAGGACGCGGCTAAGGCGGCCCTGGCCGACATCGTCGCGCACCAGCCAGTCGGCCAGCAGCGCCACGCCGCCACCGGCCAGCGCCGCCTCTCGCAGGATGTCGGCGTTATTGCTCTGCAAGCGCCCCTGCACATTCAGGCTCAAGACAGCTTCGTCGCCCTGGAAAGTCCAGGCATGGTGCGCTGCGCCATAATCAAAACGCAGGCACTGGTGTTTGAGCAGGTCATTGGGGTGGCGTGGCAAACCGGTCCGTGCCAGGTACTCGGGGCTGGCCACGACCCAACGCTGGAAATGGCCGATCCTTTTACTGACGATGTCATCGCTGACCACCGACGAACCGAGACGCACCGACACATCGATTCGCTCGCTGATCAGGTCACTGACCCGATCGCTCAACGACAGGCTGATTTCCAGGCCGGGATGACGATCAAGCAGACGGCCCAGGTGGGGAGCGATGATGCGCCGGCCGAACTCCACCGGGACACTGACACGCAGATGCCCTTGGGGCTCAGTGCCACGGTCGGCGACAATGGCATCGGCTTCGTCGATGGACTCGATAATCGCCAGGGCCTTCTCGAAATAGGCTTGCCCGGCGACCGTGACGCTGGTGTTGCGCGTGGTGCGATTAAGCAGGCTGGCGCCCAGTTCCCCTTCCAACGCCGCCACCTGCCGGGTCACCGAAGACGTGGAAATACCCAGCTTGCGCGCCGCCGATGAATAGCCGCCACAACGCACGGTTTCAACAAACATCTTCAGCGCCAGCAACTTGTCCATAAGCCGATTCCGAGAGCGAAAAATCACCTCGACGACTATGCCTGAGCACGCAAGAGCTGTCTTGTATGACTGTGCTCAAGCCTTGCGATGGCGACGGCTTAGGAACAGCACCAACGCCAAGCCTGGAACACAGGCGATCGCAGCCGCCGACAGGTTCCACCCGACCTGCTCATACAGGGGGCTGGCGATCAACGAACCCAGGGCCCCGCCGACAAAGATGCTGGTCATGTACACGGCATTCAGACGCGCCCGGCTATGGGGATCGATGGCGTACACCTCACGCTGGCCGAGGACCATGTTGAGCTGCACGGCAAAATCCAGCAGCACCGCGCACACCACCAGCCAGAGATAACCACTGCCTGGCAGGGCCCCCAACCACAACGCAACAGGGGCCAGTATCAACGCAGCGAGGGTGCCACGCTGGCCATGCCCGGCGTCCGCCAATCGACCGGCAATCGGGGCCGCGATCGCACCAACGGCCCCTACCAAGGCAAACATCGCGACCTGCGCCTGGCTGAAACCGTGTTGACGAATCAGTTCAATGGGCACGATGGTCCAGAACAGGCTGAAGCTGGCGAACAGCAACCCTTGATACAAGGAACGCTCTCGCAGGCTTGGGTGGCGTCGCGCAAGGGCAAATACCGAGCGGATCAACTCGCCGTAAGAGGACTGATGGGTTGGCATGCGCCGTGGCAGGGCAACGGCCATGACCAAGGCAATCAACGCCATCAGGGCTGCGGCGCTGAAGAACACACCACGCCAACCGACCGCCTGTGCCAGCAGGCTCGACAGTGGGCGTGAGAGCAGAATCCCCAGCAGCAAGCCGCTCATGATATTGCCAACGACACGGCCACGGCTTGCTTCAGGGGCCATGTGCGCCGCCAGCGGTACGAGAATCTGCACGGCCACGGAAGTGAGGCCTATCAGCAATGAGAACAACAGGAACAACGAAGGCGAGTCGGTGAAGCCTGCCGCTACCAGGCACAGGCTGGCGACGAGCGTGAAGCCCACCACCAGGCGGCGATTTTCCATCAAGTCAGCCAAAGGCACCAACAGCAGCAGGCCCACGGCATAGCCTAATTGGGTCAGCGAAACGATCAGGCTGGCGTTGGCGCTGGACAGGCCGATTTGCGGGGCGATCAGCTCGACGATCGGCTGGGCGTAGTAGAGGTTGGCGACGACGGCCCCACAACAGAAAGCCAGCAAGGCGACCAGGGTGCTGGAGATTGGAGCCGGTCGTTCGCCTGCCTGCGCCGTATTTGCCGGAGTTGCAAAGTTGCCGATGGCCATGATGGAACCTCATTCGATGGAGAGAGTGTCGCCAAGGCTAGGCGCGACGCTCGCCCAGGAGAATCCGTCGCTGGGGCAATGCAGCGATGCGCATGACGCAACGACCCCAGCGTTGCCAATGACGCAAAACGTCATTGCGCGGGTTGGCAATACCGCAACCCATACCCCTTCGCTACGCTTGGGCACGGGCTACGGAGAACCGGCGAATGAAGGGGCGAATCATGAAAACCAAGCCGCTGTGGGTGGGCGCCGTCGTACTCGCCTTGGTGGGTGGAATAGGTGCCGCGTTGTTGATGTGGCGCCCGGCGATCGCTCCCGCCGACGCGCAATCACCATTCGATTCCAGCCAAGTGCACCGCGGTGCGCGGGTAGCCGAAGCCGGCGACTGCGCGGTCTGCCATACCCGTCCCGGCGGTCAGTACCTGGCCGGAGGATTGGCGCTGGTCACACCGTTCGGCACGCTCTATAGCACCAACATCACGCCGGATATCGAGACCGGGATTGGCCAGTGGTCATTGCCAGCGTTCCAGCGGGCGATGCGCGAGGGCGTTTCCCGGGACGGGCATTTGCTGTATCCCGCTTTCCCTTACGCGTACTACCGGCGCATGACCGACGAGGATATCGCGGACGTCTACGCCTACTTGATGAGTGGCCCCGCCGTACACGCACCAGCCGTGCAAAACCGGATGAACTTCCCGATGAACATCCGGCCATTGGTGTCGTTCTGGAACCTGCTGTTTCTGCATCAGCAACCCTTGACGCCCGTGGCCCAACAATCTGCAACCTGGAATCGTGGACGTTATCTGGTCGAAGGCCCTGGCCACTGTGGCGGCTGCCATTCGCCGCTCAATCCGTTGGGCGCGGAGAAATCCAACCAGCATCTTGCTGGAGGGCATGTAGACGGATGGGAGGCCCCTTCCCTGCTGGGTATGGCCAGCCGCCGGACATTCCCCTGGAGCAGCGCGCAACTGGCGCGCTACCTGCGGGCGGAGGTGGTCGAGGGCCATGGCACCGCCGCGGGACCGATGCGACCGGTCAGCCTCAGCCTGACCAACATGCCGGCCAGCGACGCCGACGCGATCGCCGAATATCTCCTGAGCCTCAAGGCCCCCGCGCCCAGCCCGGTCGCGCCCTCGATCAAACCTCCCAGCGAGGTGATCGGGCAAACGCCTGGCCCTCTACTGTTCCAGAGCGCCTGTGCAGGCTGCCATGGCCCGGCCGCGCCCATGCGCCAGATCGATGGGCGCCCTGCACTGGACCGCACATCGGCGCTGCATGCGACGAGCGCGCGCAACTTTCTCAAGACCGTGCTTGAAGGTGTGCCCGCCACCCCGGGGCGCCCCGGACCGAGCATGCCACCTTTCGCTGCCAGCCTCGACAACCACCAGCTCGCCGCCCTGGCCGGGTTCCTGCGCGAGCAGGCCAAGCCTGGCCAACCGTGGGCGGATCTTTCTTCCACTATTGATGAGTTACGTCAGGAGGCGCAATGACCCAAGTGACCCTCAACGTCAACGGCTCGCCCCATTCGCTGGAACTGGAGCCGGACATGCCGCTGCTGTACGCGCTGCGCAATCACCTGGGGCTCAACGGCGCCAAATACGGATGCGGCCTGGGTCAGTGCGGAGCCTGCACCGTGCTGGTCGATGACCAGCCCGTGTTCTCCTGCCTGACGCCCTGCTCCGGCCTGGAAAACAAGCACATCCGTACGGTCGAAAGCCTGGGCACGGCGGATCGTCCTGGCCCGTTGCAACGGGCCTTTATCGAGACCCAGGCCGCACAGTGCGGTTACTGCATCGCCGGCATGCTGATGCGCGCCCAGGCGTTGCTTGAGCGCGATCCCCATCCGGACGAACAGACCCTACGCGAGCACATGGCAACCAACTTGTGCCGTTGCGGAACCCATTTGCGCATCATCGACGC includes:
- a CDS encoding DegT/DnrJ/EryC1/StrS family aminotransferase, whose protein sequence is MSVPFFQITEGFTRALPLLEEGLAEFHRQSGWVNDQQVRAFEQAIATYTGAPHAIATGNATDSLIICLMALGIGPGDEVIVPCYSFFASVSCILQVGATPVFVDIEPGSYAIDCSLIEACITPRTRAIMPVHLFRQMAEMDALMDIARRHGLKVVEDSAEGIGMRWNDRHAGLIGDLGVLSFFPTKTLGALGDAGMVLTRDADLARRVRQILDNGRDASGLAQCLGYNSRMDDLQALWLRARLPELDQEIERRAALRDAYDLHLGPLGEYLQVPVTLPRAARQRCVDYVYLIEAQNRDGLAEHLAARGIGVEAYYPLPLHLQPVCAGPTHAEGRFPVAERAATRALGLPLYADLTASDVASVCQAITEFYAAAGAQS
- a CDS encoding Gfo/Idh/MocA family oxidoreductase, giving the protein MTMLRSIILGFGHCGRNLHLASLRSLHRQGCLPDVDTTITVVDPELGSGLVDGLVMQRCLPEASALQGRVGVVHICTPPALHLRHVHEALMAGFRYIIIEKPMVMNLAEAQALRSMEQQYGAQILVVSVWGHSQLVPRLTRWLEASEQPLRSVHIVHDKPRFSRSFTRHGEHLFDIEMPHQVSLALLFAGAPASGFRAHTEDLRVEGKLRQAMKAGSIGWRDEQGIEVLLESDLASPIRQRSVRLQLESGECCEGFFPVGADDSYAQLRCDTEHSGSTAHQIFADEPLTTCVGEYYRYFRNHLQGHGADMPRSGTVAFNQQVVELLEQARGVASASALASINMHMAKEAVR
- the trpC gene encoding indole-3-glycerol phosphate synthase TrpC; amino-acid sequence: MLEEIVRYKVQETAQRKQAHGIDALLKRIRDARAPRHFAGALAGEGISLIAEAKYRSPSKGVLRADYDPLQLAMAYQAGGASALSVIADSRFFGNAPHVVGMLANHPQITLPVMYKDFIVDEYQVYEARALGADAILMIVRCLPPGSLARLHALANQLGLDVLVETFDEADIDQALSVDASIVGINNRDLDTFKVDFDRSAQLFECLPASVIAVAESGVAGHQDMQLVERIGFAAALVGERLLTAADPCLESRRLLGADEAV
- a CDS encoding autoinducer binding domain-containing protein, with product MRTWLANLLAWTSSVKDEQDLVNGVQRVAWELDFEWFSFGVCTALPFSNPIMQMRCNFSSTWQRRYSDADFLLVDPSVQRARACTTPFLWQGELMRKMPQFWEEARAAGLRYGWACSRTNASRHQSMLTLARSGSTLDVTELNAKELKMRWLAETIAPVMERLLITPSHQAQHYRLTAREIEVLRWTADGKTQEEIAQILAISFDTVKFHVKNAVGKLGATNKTAAVVRAAVLGIIS
- a CDS encoding LysE family translocator, whose amino-acid sequence is MFPMDIWFTYTTACVLLVLSPGPDNLLAIGRGLSQGRLAALVSGLSSGLGILFHVTTASLGLTLLIQTSTVAFWVVKLVGAAYLLWLGIKVLRAKSLITFAPAARQPLRSILLTGFLSAALNPKPGLFVLAFIPQFINPALGSVTVQMLVYGFWFALLTAVGFSLMGIFATRLSQYIYKRPRLANGLNLGAGLTFIVSGLSIAALSQK
- a CDS encoding LysR family transcriptional regulator, yielding MDKLLALKMFVETVRCGGYSSAARKLGISTSSVTRQVAALEGELGASLLNRTTRNTSVTVAGQAYFEKALAIIESIDEADAIVADRGTEPQGHLRVSVPVEFGRRIIAPHLGRLLDRHPGLEISLSLSDRVSDLISERIDVSVRLGSSVVSDDIVSKRIGHFQRWVVASPEYLARTGLPRHPNDLLKHQCLRFDYGAAHHAWTFQGDEAVLSLNVQGRLQSNNADILREAALAGGGVALLADWLVRDDVGQGRLSRVLEHYEVNPGAASSCINALYLPNHRGSSRINVFIEFLEEILVA